A region of Nocardioides alkalitolerans DNA encodes the following proteins:
- a CDS encoding fructose-specific PTS transporter subunit EIIC: protein MTHDTSPALITPDLVRLDADLGTDKDGAIRALVTVLADAGRARDAAVVLDDVMAREAKSSTGLPGGIAIPHCRTAGVEHPTLTFARLAPPVDFGAKDGAADLAFLITAPEGGGSLHMKILQQLARALAKPAFTQALRAATTPEEVVAAVESAVTLPAEAAAPAAAPAAAAASSTPPSIVAVTACPTGIAHTYMAAEALEAAAARAGVTIHVETQGSAGSTPLASSVIAAADAAIFAVDVGVRDQGRFAGKPLVRSSVKRPIDDADAMIAEALRAASDPSARRVEGGSGSSAGDDDQATESWGGRTRRVLMTGVSYMIPFVAAGGLLIALGFLFGGYDITNAYGAIAVDHTLTNLPNPADYGLEHVLFDSGLMAYLGALLFIIGKTAFMFFIPALSGYIAYAIADRPGIAPGFIVGGLAMNIFNVTDGAEQATSLPATGFLGAIVGGVLAGVIAHWLAVRKVPSWLRGLMPVLIIPLVTSVVAGLLMIMVLGKPINWLMTNLTDGLNSLSGSNAILLGVILGLMMAFDMGGPLNKVAYSFAAVGVGSASLASDAPELKIMASVMLAGMVPPIALALATVLRPRLFTQAERENGKAGWLLGASFITEGAIPFAAADPLRVIPSIMLGSAVTGGLSQALDVTVRAPHGGIFVLFAVGNVLGFLISLAAGTVVAALAVLAAKTFFGATPAAVAGDVDTDPAIPLTSPETARSRRATASA, encoded by the coding sequence ATGACCCACGACACCAGCCCCGCGCTGATCACGCCCGACCTGGTCCGGCTCGACGCCGACCTCGGGACGGACAAGGACGGCGCCATCCGTGCGCTCGTCACGGTCCTGGCCGACGCAGGTCGCGCCCGGGACGCCGCCGTCGTGCTCGACGACGTCATGGCCCGCGAGGCCAAGTCGAGCACCGGCCTGCCCGGCGGGATCGCCATCCCCCACTGCCGGACGGCGGGTGTCGAGCACCCGACGCTCACCTTCGCGCGGCTGGCGCCGCCCGTGGACTTCGGCGCGAAGGACGGCGCCGCCGACCTGGCGTTCCTCATCACCGCGCCCGAGGGCGGCGGCTCGCTGCACATGAAGATCCTGCAGCAGCTCGCCCGCGCGCTCGCCAAGCCGGCGTTCACGCAGGCGCTGCGCGCCGCGACCACGCCGGAGGAGGTCGTGGCCGCCGTCGAGTCCGCCGTGACGCTGCCCGCCGAGGCCGCCGCTCCTGCCGCCGCCCCGGCCGCTGCCGCCGCGTCGTCCACGCCGCCCTCGATCGTGGCGGTCACCGCCTGCCCGACCGGCATCGCGCACACCTACATGGCGGCCGAGGCCCTCGAGGCCGCCGCCGCTCGCGCCGGTGTCACCATCCACGTCGAGACGCAGGGCTCCGCCGGCTCCACGCCGCTGGCCTCCTCGGTCATCGCCGCCGCCGACGCCGCGATCTTTGCGGTGGACGTCGGGGTGCGCGACCAGGGCCGCTTCGCGGGCAAGCCCCTCGTGCGCTCCTCGGTCAAGCGGCCGATCGACGACGCCGACGCCATGATCGCCGAGGCGCTCCGCGCCGCCAGCGACCCGTCCGCGCGCCGCGTCGAGGGCGGCTCCGGCAGCTCCGCCGGCGACGACGACCAGGCGACCGAGTCGTGGGGCGGGCGCACGCGCCGCGTGCTCATGACCGGTGTGTCCTACATGATCCCGTTCGTCGCGGCCGGCGGCCTGCTCATCGCGCTCGGCTTCCTGTTCGGCGGCTACGACATCACGAACGCGTACGGCGCGATCGCCGTCGACCACACCCTCACCAACCTGCCGAACCCGGCCGACTACGGCCTCGAGCACGTGCTCTTCGACTCGGGCCTCATGGCCTACCTCGGCGCCCTGCTCTTCATCATCGGCAAGACCGCCTTCATGTTCTTCATCCCGGCGCTGTCGGGCTACATCGCCTACGCGATCGCCGACCGCCCGGGCATCGCCCCCGGCTTCATCGTCGGCGGTCTCGCGATGAACATCTTCAACGTGACCGACGGGGCCGAGCAGGCCACGTCGCTCCCCGCGACCGGCTTCCTCGGCGCGATCGTCGGCGGTGTGCTCGCCGGCGTGATCGCCCACTGGCTCGCCGTGCGCAAGGTGCCCAGCTGGCTCCGCGGCCTCATGCCGGTGCTGATCATCCCGCTCGTCACGTCGGTCGTCGCCGGCCTGCTGATGATCATGGTGCTCGGCAAGCCGATCAACTGGCTCATGACGAACCTAACCGACGGCCTCAACTCGCTCTCCGGCTCCAACGCGATCCTGCTCGGCGTGATCCTCGGCCTCATGATGGCGTTCGACATGGGCGGCCCGCTCAACAAGGTCGCGTACAGCTTCGCCGCCGTCGGCGTCGGCTCCGCGAGCCTCGCCAGCGACGCCCCCGAGCTGAAGATCATGGCCTCCGTCATGCTGGCCGGCATGGTGCCCCCGATCGCCCTGGCCCTCGCCACGGTGCTGCGCCCGCGCCTCTTCACGCAGGCGGAGCGCGAGAACGGCAAGGCCGGCTGGCTGCTCGGCGCCTCCTTCATCACCGAGGGCGCCATCCCGTTCGCCGCGGCCGACCCGCTGCGCGTCATCCCCTCGATCATGCTCGGCAGTGCCGTCACCGGTGGTCTCTCGCAGGCCCTCGACGTCACGGTCCGTGCGCCCCACGGCGGCATCTTCGTGCTCTTCGCGGTCGGCAACGTGCTCGGCTTCCTGATCTCGCTGGCCGCCGGCACCGTCGTCGCGGCCCTGGCCGTCCTCGCGGCGAAGACCTTCTTCGGCGCCACCCCGGCCGCCGTCGCGGGCGACGTCGACACCGACCCGGCCATCCCGCTCACCAGCCCGGAGACCGCCCGGTCCCGCCGGGCCACCGCCTCGGCCTGA
- the infB gene encoding translation initiation factor IF-2, with protein MAKTRVHELAKQYGVESKFVLDKLKEMGEFVKSASSTIEPPVEMRFKKQFGNELKTAGGAAPAAPAQPAARPAAPGPRPSGGAPATPGPRPATPGPRPAPKPATPAPAAPAAPAARPAQPAPAAPAQPAAPAQPAQPAARPAARPAAPAQPSAPAARSGGSGAPTPGRPGPSGGAPSGGAPRPGPAGGGSRPGPKGPGPRPVGRPGSPRPGNNPFASNQGMGRRPAAPAAGGGAPAGAGNDQRPPRPPAAREGGAPGRPGMPRPNPAMMPKSPAAFGSGPGARPAPGRGGPGGRPGGPGRPGGPGRPGGAPGGGAPGRGPGGYGGGPGAGRPGGGRPGQRGGTQGAFGRPGGPSRRGRKSKRARRQEFEAMQAPTLGVKGVRKGNGETIRLSRGASLTDFADKIGVDAAQLVQMLFHLGEMVTATESVNDDVLQLLGDELNYEVQVVSPEDEDRELLESFDLEFGSDEGDEGDLVVRPPVVTVMGHVDHGKTKLLDALRNANVVDKEAGGITQHIGAYQVATTVDGADRRITLIDTPGHEAFTAMRARGAQATDIAILVVAADDGVMPQTVEAFNHAKAAGVPIVVAVNKIDKPDADPTKVRGQLTEYGLVPEEYGGDTMFVDVSAKAGLNLEGLLEAVVLTADASLDLRANPTQDAQGLVVEAHLDRGRGPVATVLVQRGTLRVGDSIVAGPAYGRVRAMLDEHGNELTEVDPARPAMVLGLSAVPGAGQNFIVVEDDRMARQIAEKREARERAALQAKRRVRRTLEDFMASMEKGESQELNLILKGDVSGSVEALEDALAKIDVGDEVNLRVIDRGVGAITETNVDLAAASDAIIIGFNVRPQGKATEMADKEGVEIRYYSVIYQAIEEIEAALKGMLKPEYEEHTLGQAEIRAIFRSSRIGNIAGCMVTSGSIRRNAKVRVLRDSKVVADNLDLASLKREKDDASEVREGFECGLVLRNFQDIKEGDIVEAFELREIPRG; from the coding sequence GTGGCCAAGACCCGAGTTCACGAGCTCGCCAAGCAGTACGGCGTCGAGAGCAAGTTCGTTCTCGACAAGCTCAAGGAGATGGGGGAGTTCGTCAAGTCGGCTTCCTCGACGATCGAGCCGCCTGTCGAGATGCGGTTCAAGAAGCAGTTCGGCAACGAGCTGAAGACGGCCGGCGGCGCTGCCCCGGCCGCCCCCGCGCAGCCTGCGGCCCGCCCGGCCGCGCCCGGTCCCCGCCCCTCCGGCGGTGCCCCGGCGACCCCCGGCCCGCGTCCCGCGACGCCGGGTCCCCGCCCTGCGCCCAAGCCGGCGACCCCGGCGCCCGCCGCGCCTGCTGCTCCGGCGGCCCGTCCTGCGCAGCCCGCTCCCGCGGCGCCCGCGCAGCCGGCGGCCCCTGCCCAGCCTGCCCAGCCCGCTGCCCGTCCGGCAGCGCGCCCGGCCGCCCCGGCCCAGCCGTCGGCTCCGGCCGCGCGTTCCGGTGGCTCGGGTGCCCCGACGCCGGGTCGTCCCGGCCCGTCCGGCGGTGCCCCGTCCGGCGGTGCGCCGCGTCCCGGTCCGGCCGGTGGCGGTTCCCGCCCGGGTCCGAAGGGTCCCGGCCCGCGTCCCGTCGGTCGCCCCGGCTCGCCCCGTCCGGGCAACAACCCGTTCGCTTCCAACCAGGGCATGGGCCGTCGGCCCGCCGCCCCGGCTGCCGGCGGCGGTGCGCCTGCCGGTGCGGGCAACGACCAGCGTCCCCCGCGGCCGCCGGCCGCCCGTGAGGGTGGCGCTCCGGGTCGTCCGGGCATGCCCCGGCCCAACCCGGCGATGATGCCGAAGTCCCCGGCTGCGTTCGGCTCGGGCCCCGGCGCCCGTCCGGCCCCCGGTCGCGGAGGCCCCGGCGGTCGTCCCGGTGGTCCGGGTCGCCCCGGCGGTCCCGGTCGTCCGGGCGGTGCTCCCGGCGGCGGTGCCCCGGGTCGCGGTCCCGGCGGGTACGGCGGTGGCCCCGGTGCCGGTCGTCCCGGCGGTGGTCGTCCCGGCCAGCGCGGTGGCACGCAGGGCGCCTTCGGTCGTCCCGGTGGCCCGTCGCGTCGCGGTCGCAAGAGCAAGCGCGCTCGGCGTCAGGAGTTCGAGGCCATGCAGGCCCCGACGCTCGGCGTCAAGGGCGTGCGCAAGGGCAACGGAGAGACGATCCGTCTCTCCCGTGGCGCCTCGCTGACCGACTTCGCCGACAAGATCGGCGTCGACGCGGCCCAGCTCGTGCAGATGCTCTTCCACCTGGGCGAGATGGTCACGGCCACCGAGTCGGTCAACGACGACGTGCTGCAGCTGCTCGGCGACGAGCTCAACTACGAGGTCCAGGTCGTCTCCCCGGAGGACGAGGACCGCGAGCTGCTCGAGTCGTTCGACCTCGAGTTCGGCAGCGACGAGGGCGACGAGGGCGACCTGGTTGTCCGCCCGCCGGTCGTCACGGTCATGGGTCACGTCGACCACGGAAAGACCAAGCTGCTCGACGCGCTCCGCAACGCCAACGTGGTGGACAAGGAGGCCGGTGGCATCACGCAGCACATCGGCGCCTACCAGGTCGCCACGACGGTGGACGGCGCCGACCGTCGCATCACCCTCATCGACACCCCGGGTCACGAGGCGTTCACCGCCATGCGTGCCCGTGGTGCGCAGGCGACCGACATCGCGATCCTCGTGGTCGCGGCGGACGACGGCGTGATGCCGCAGACGGTGGAGGCGTTCAACCACGCCAAGGCCGCCGGCGTGCCGATCGTGGTCGCGGTGAACAAGATCGACAAGCCGGACGCCGACCCGACCAAGGTCCGTGGCCAGCTCACGGAGTACGGCCTCGTTCCCGAGGAGTACGGCGGCGACACGATGTTCGTCGACGTCTCGGCCAAGGCGGGGCTCAACCTCGAGGGTCTGCTCGAGGCCGTCGTCCTCACGGCCGACGCCTCGCTCGACCTGCGGGCGAACCCGACGCAGGACGCGCAGGGCCTCGTGGTCGAGGCGCACCTCGACCGCGGTCGCGGTCCCGTGGCCACGGTCCTCGTGCAGCGCGGAACGCTCCGCGTGGGCGACTCGATCGTCGCCGGTCCGGCCTACGGCCGCGTCCGGGCGATGCTCGACGAGCACGGCAACGAGCTCACCGAGGTCGACCCCGCCCGTCCGGCGATGGTCCTGGGCCTCTCGGCGGTGCCGGGTGCGGGCCAGAACTTCATCGTGGTCGAGGACGACCGGATGGCGCGTCAGATCGCCGAGAAGCGTGAGGCCCGCGAGCGGGCGGCGCTGCAGGCGAAGCGTCGCGTCCGTCGCACGCTCGAGGACTTCATGGCCTCCATGGAGAAGGGCGAGAGCCAGGAGCTCAACCTCATCCTCAAGGGCGACGTGTCCGGTTCGGTCGAGGCCCTCGAGGACGCCCTCGCGAAGATCGACGTGGGCGACGAGGTCAACCTGCGGGTCATCGACCGCGGTGTCGGTGCGATCACCGAGACCAACGTCGACCTCGCGGCGGCCTCCGACGCGATCATCATCGGCTTCAACGTCCGCCCGCAGGGCAAGGCGACCGAGATGGCCGACAAGGAGGGCGTGGAGATCCGGTACTACTCGGTGATCTACCAGGCCATCGAGGAGATCGAGGCGGCCCTCAAGGGCATGCTCAAGCCGGAGTACGAGGAGCACACGCTCGGCCAGGCGGAGATCCGTGCGATCTTCCGCAGCTCCCGCATCGGCAACATCGCGGGCTGCATGGTCACCAGCGGGTCGATCCGTCGCAACGCCAAGGTGCGCGTGCTGCGCGACAGCAAGGTCGTGGCCGACAACCTCGACCTGGCGTCGCTCAAGCGCGAGAAGGACGACGCGTCCGAGGTCCGCGAGGGCTTCGAGTGCGGTCTGGTGCTGCGCAACTTCCAGGACATCAAGGAAGGCGACATCGTGGAGGCGTTCGAGCTCCGCGAGATCCCGCGCGGCTGA
- a CDS encoding bifunctional riboflavin kinase/FAD synthetase, with protein sequence MTTWRSWSEVPADIGPTVAVIGNFDGVHLGHRQVVRRARELAAELGVEDVVVVTFDPHPMAVLRPEHAPLALTTVDERLSLLFAAGVDHALVVPFDRSVAAWTPEEFVQRVLVDALHVKGVVVGANFRFGARAAGDVASLRAQGEQDGFVVEGIALDGGPQVWSSTYIRTCLAAGDVEGAAEALGRPFTVRGVVVQGDQRGRELGYPTANVPTSALVAAPADGVYAGRLRRVDTGEELPAAISVGTNPTFEGDRERRVESYVLDRHDLELYGVEVEVSFVAHLRGMVRFDGVDALVAQMADDVERARALLG encoded by the coding sequence GTGACGACGTGGCGATCGTGGAGCGAGGTCCCGGCGGACATCGGTCCCACCGTGGCGGTGATCGGCAACTTCGACGGGGTCCACCTCGGGCACCGGCAGGTCGTGCGTCGCGCCCGCGAGCTCGCGGCCGAGCTGGGGGTCGAGGACGTCGTGGTCGTCACCTTCGACCCGCACCCGATGGCCGTGCTGCGTCCCGAGCACGCGCCGCTCGCCCTCACCACGGTCGACGAGCGGCTCTCGCTGCTCTTCGCGGCCGGGGTGGACCACGCGCTGGTGGTGCCCTTCGACCGCTCCGTCGCCGCGTGGACGCCCGAGGAGTTCGTGCAGCGCGTCCTCGTCGACGCGCTCCACGTGAAGGGTGTCGTCGTCGGGGCGAACTTCCGCTTCGGCGCGCGCGCCGCGGGCGACGTGGCGAGCCTGCGCGCCCAGGGCGAGCAGGACGGCTTCGTCGTCGAGGGCATCGCGCTGGACGGGGGCCCGCAGGTCTGGTCCTCCACCTACATCCGCACGTGCCTCGCCGCCGGCGACGTCGAGGGGGCCGCCGAGGCGCTCGGCCGGCCCTTCACGGTCCGTGGCGTCGTGGTGCAGGGCGACCAACGTGGCCGCGAGCTGGGGTACCCGACGGCGAACGTCCCCACCTCGGCCCTCGTCGCGGCTCCCGCCGACGGCGTGTACGCCGGGCGCCTGCGCCGCGTCGACACCGGCGAGGAGCTGCCCGCGGCGATCTCGGTCGGGACCAACCCGACGTTCGAGGGGGACCGGGAGCGGCGCGTCGAGTCGTACGTGCTCGACCGCCACGACCTGGAGCTGTACGGCGTCGAGGTGGAGGTCTCGTTCGTCGCGCACCTCCGCGGGATGGTGCGGTTCGACGGCGTCGACGCCCTCGTCGCGCAGATGGCCGACGACGTCGAGCGCGCCCGCGCCCTGCTGGGCTGA
- the truB gene encoding tRNA pseudouridine(55) synthase TruB, translating into MTEPAAGLVVVDKPAGLTSHGVVARVRRLAGTRKVGHAGTLDPMATGVLVLGIGRATRLLGHLMLTEKGYAATIRLGVATTTDDAEGEVTATAEPGAVAAVDESAVRSVLAGFIGEIDQVPTAVSAIKVDGKRAYQRVRDGEEVALAARRVTVHELVVGDVRRLHADGVDVVDVDVTLRCSSGTYVRAIARDAGAALRLGGHLTALRRTAVGPYGLAQARTLEQLEEDYVALPLADAARAAFPARDLDPREAGAVRVGRALDVPLEGLTALFAPDGEFLALYEPRDGAARAVAVFC; encoded by the coding sequence ATGACGGAGCCCGCTGCCGGTCTCGTCGTCGTCGACAAGCCGGCGGGCCTCACGTCGCACGGTGTCGTCGCCCGTGTGCGGCGGCTGGCCGGCACGCGCAAGGTCGGGCACGCCGGCACCCTGGACCCGATGGCGACCGGCGTGCTCGTGCTCGGCATCGGGCGCGCCACCCGGCTCCTCGGCCACCTCATGCTGACGGAGAAGGGGTACGCCGCGACGATCCGTCTCGGCGTCGCCACCACCACCGACGACGCGGAGGGCGAGGTGACGGCCACGGCGGAGCCCGGCGCCGTCGCGGCGGTCGACGAGTCGGCGGTGCGCTCGGTCCTCGCGGGCTTCATCGGCGAGATCGACCAGGTCCCCACCGCGGTCTCGGCGATCAAGGTCGACGGCAAGCGGGCCTACCAGCGGGTGCGGGACGGCGAGGAGGTCGCCCTGGCCGCGCGCCGGGTGACGGTCCACGAGCTGGTGGTCGGCGACGTGCGGCGTCTGCACGCGGACGGGGTGGACGTCGTCGACGTCGACGTCACGCTGCGGTGCTCGAGCGGCACCTACGTCCGCGCGATCGCGCGCGACGCCGGGGCGGCCCTCCGGCTCGGCGGGCACCTCACGGCCCTGCGCCGCACCGCGGTGGGGCCCTACGGCCTCGCGCAGGCGCGCACCCTCGAGCAGCTCGAGGAGGACTACGTCGCGCTGCCCCTCGCCGACGCGGCCCGGGCCGCGTTCCCGGCTCGCGACCTCGACCCGCGCGAGGCCGGGGCGGTCCGCGTGGGCCGCGCGCTCGACGTACCGCTGGAGGGGTTGACGGCGCTGTTCGCGCCCGATGGCGAGTTCCTGGCGCTCTACGAGCCGCGCGACGGGGCCGCGCGCGCCGTGGCGGTGTTCTGTTGA
- a CDS encoding DeoR/GlpR family DNA-binding transcription regulator, with protein sequence MNQDRQEVNMYAEERQNAMAQRIATEGRLSVAALAKEFDVTTETVRRDLTSLERQDLIRRVHGGAVPSSALHVIEAGVQDRARTRPTEKDAIAQRALRYLPAPGSTILLDAGTTTAALAAALPPAHRLTVVTHSVPIAARLAGLAQVELHVLPGRVRPTTLAAVGTETVRALDQLRVDVAFVGTNGVSTDHGLSTPDADEAHVKAAIVGATRSVVVLADGSKIGEEHIRRFAAIEDVDTLVTTGDADDDELEALRASGLEIDLA encoded by the coding sequence ATGAACCAAGATCGCCAGGAGGTGAACATGTACGCCGAGGAACGTCAGAACGCGATGGCCCAGCGCATCGCGACGGAGGGTCGGCTCTCGGTCGCGGCCCTGGCGAAGGAGTTCGACGTCACCACCGAGACCGTTCGGCGCGACCTCACCTCGCTCGAGCGCCAGGACCTCATCCGCCGGGTCCACGGCGGCGCCGTGCCGTCCAGCGCGCTGCACGTGATCGAGGCGGGCGTGCAGGACCGGGCACGCACCCGGCCCACGGAGAAGGACGCGATCGCCCAGCGGGCGCTGCGCTACCTCCCGGCGCCCGGCAGCACGATCCTGCTCGATGCGGGCACCACCACCGCGGCCCTCGCCGCGGCGCTCCCGCCGGCACACCGGCTCACCGTCGTGACCCACTCGGTCCCGATCGCCGCCCGCCTCGCCGGGCTGGCGCAGGTCGAGCTGCACGTGCTGCCCGGGCGGGTGCGCCCCACGACGCTCGCCGCCGTCGGCACCGAGACGGTGCGGGCCCTCGACCAGCTGCGGGTCGACGTCGCCTTCGTCGGCACCAACGGGGTGTCGACCGACCACGGTCTCTCGACGCCCGACGCGGACGAGGCGCACGTCAAGGCCGCCATCGTGGGCGCGACCCGTTCGGTCGTCGTGCTCGCCGACGGCAGCAAGATCGGCGAGGAGCACATCCGCCGCTTCGCCGCGATCGAGGACGTCGACACGCTGGTCACCACCGGCGACGCCGACGACGACGAGCTGGAGGCCCTGCGCGCCAGCGGACTGGAGATCGACCTCGCATGA
- a CDS encoding 1-phosphofructokinase family hexose kinase, producing the protein MILTLTPNPSVDETIALSEHLERGAVHRVATTTSQSGGKGVNISRASVAAGEPSVAVLPADADDPFVLELAASGIELRAVPTGGAVRVNVTIAEPDGTTTKLNSPGTEISTAVLERLTAELEDLAATADWTVLAGSLPPGAPVDWYAALAARLRARGTRVAVDTSDAPLKALVAALPGSAPHLMKPNADELASFTGLDATTLEAEPEAAAGAARHLLDRGVDTVLATLGGHGAVLLERGVDGTVGAWHASPPPTTVVSTVGAGDSSLFGYLLGHRRSLPPQERLALAVAYGSAAAGLPGTTIPHPDQVRPDLVITRTVQFTRGDA; encoded by the coding sequence ATGATCCTCACCCTCACCCCCAACCCGAGCGTCGACGAGACGATCGCGCTCTCCGAGCACCTCGAGCGCGGCGCCGTGCACCGCGTCGCGACCACCACGTCGCAGTCCGGCGGCAAGGGCGTCAACATCTCGCGCGCCTCGGTCGCGGCCGGCGAGCCGTCGGTCGCGGTGCTGCCCGCCGACGCCGACGACCCGTTCGTGCTCGAGCTCGCGGCCAGCGGCATCGAGCTGCGCGCCGTGCCGACCGGGGGCGCCGTGCGCGTCAACGTCACGATCGCGGAGCCCGACGGCACCACCACCAAGCTCAACAGCCCCGGCACGGAGATCTCCACCGCCGTGCTCGAGCGGCTCACCGCCGAGCTCGAGGACCTGGCGGCCACCGCCGACTGGACCGTGCTCGCCGGGTCCCTGCCGCCGGGGGCGCCCGTCGACTGGTACGCCGCGCTCGCCGCCCGGCTCCGGGCCCGCGGCACCCGCGTCGCGGTCGACACGAGCGACGCCCCGCTGAAGGCGCTCGTCGCGGCCCTCCCGGGCTCCGCTCCCCACCTGATGAAGCCCAACGCGGACGAGCTCGCCTCGTTCACCGGGCTCGACGCAACGACGCTCGAGGCGGAGCCGGAGGCCGCGGCGGGAGCCGCGCGCCACCTGCTCGACCGCGGCGTCGACACCGTGCTCGCCACCCTCGGTGGCCACGGCGCGGTCCTCCTCGAACGGGGCGTCGACGGCACCGTCGGCGCCTGGCACGCGTCCCCACCGCCGACCACCGTGGTCAGCACCGTGGGCGCGGGCGACTCCAGCCTCTTCGGCTACCTGCTCGGCCACCGGCGCTCCCTGCCCCCGCAGGAGCGCCTGGCCCTCGCCGTCGCGTACGGCAGCGCCGCCGCCGGGCTCCCCGGCACGACCATCCCCCACCCCGACCAGGTCCGCCCGGACCTGGTCATCACCCGCACCGTCCAGTTCACCCGAGGTGACGCATGA
- the rbfA gene encoding 30S ribosome-binding factor RbfA produces the protein MSNPRSRRIADRVQVVVAQMLERRLKDPRLGFVTITDVRVTGDNQHASVFYTVLGEQDDLAGTAAALESAKGLIRSELGKQLGMRHVPTLEFIADALPESARQLDEVLARAKAQDEAVAAARGSAYAGEEDPYKKPRDEDDDLEDDLDGDDAAR, from the coding sequence ATGAGCAACCCCCGATCGCGGCGGATCGCGGACCGGGTCCAGGTCGTGGTGGCCCAGATGCTGGAGCGCCGGCTCAAGGACCCGCGCCTCGGCTTCGTCACCATCACCGACGTCCGGGTCACGGGCGACAACCAGCACGCGAGCGTCTTCTACACGGTGCTCGGCGAGCAGGACGACCTCGCGGGCACGGCGGCGGCGCTCGAGTCGGCGAAGGGCCTGATCCGCTCCGAGCTCGGCAAGCAGCTCGGGATGCGCCACGTCCCGACGCTCGAGTTCATCGCCGACGCGCTGCCCGAGTCGGCGCGCCAGCTCGACGAGGTGCTCGCCCGCGCCAAGGCGCAGGACGAGGCCGTCGCGGCCGCGCGGGGCTCGGCGTACGCCGGCGAGGAGGACCCGTACAAGAAGCCGCGGGACGAGGACGACGACCTCGAGGACGACCTCGACGGGGACGACGCCGCGCGATGA
- a CDS encoding HPr family phosphocarrier protein, whose protein sequence is MPTVTAVVGSADGLHARPAGLIADAADELDADLTIGLPGDEPVDAASALMIMTLGAGKGDTVEVAGDDEAAVAAIVALVEKDLDA, encoded by the coding sequence ATGCCCACCGTGACCGCCGTCGTCGGCTCCGCCGACGGACTGCACGCCCGCCCCGCCGGCCTCATCGCCGACGCCGCTGACGAGCTCGACGCCGACCTGACGATCGGCCTCCCGGGCGACGAGCCCGTCGACGCCGCCTCCGCCCTGATGATCATGACGCTGGGCGCCGGCAAGGGCGACACCGTCGAGGTCGCCGGCGACGACGAGGCGGCCGTCGCCGCGATCGTCGCGCTGGTCGAGAAGGACCTCGACGCCTGA